A section of the Bradyrhizobium oligotrophicum S58 genome encodes:
- the soxY gene encoding thiosulfate oxidation carrier protein SoxY — translation MTASSGPLAHRRLFLKGAGLVALIGLGNAVLHATPAFSATNDNKYPDDAFKQKNAGDAIKALYGRDHEPSDKIKLDAPEIAENGGVVPIAVSTSLPNVTSIAFIVAENPNALAASYKIPEGTVPAVANRLKMAKTSNVIALVESGGKLYSATKEVKVTVGGCGG, via the coding sequence ATGACTGCCTCGTCCGGCCCGCTGGCCCACCGCCGCCTGTTCCTGAAAGGCGCCGGCCTCGTCGCGCTGATCGGCCTCGGCAACGCCGTGCTGCACGCCACGCCCGCGTTTTCCGCGACCAACGACAACAAATATCCGGACGATGCCTTCAAGCAGAAGAACGCCGGCGACGCGATCAAGGCGCTGTATGGCCGCGACCACGAGCCGTCCGACAAGATCAAGCTCGATGCGCCGGAGATCGCCGAGAACGGCGGCGTGGTGCCGATCGCGGTGAGCACGAGCCTGCCGAACGTCACCTCGATCGCCTTCATCGTCGCCGAGAATCCAAACGCGCTGGCGGCATCCTACAAGATCCCTGAGGGCACCGTGCCCGCAGTGGCGAACCGGCTGAAGATGGCCAAGACCTCCAACGTGATCGCGCTCGTCGAATCCGGCGGCAAGCTCTACAGCGCGACCAAGGAGGTCAAGGTCACCGTCGGTGGCTGCGGCGGCTAA
- the soxX gene encoding sulfur oxidation c-type cytochrome SoxX encodes MRTALALGLSLVVSTAAHAQSGAADGQKLAFDRGKGNCLTCHEIKGGDLPGSIGPKLENLKARYDRAGLTAILNDETARNPLTVMPPFGRNRILTEQEISAIVDFLQTL; translated from the coding sequence ATGCGTACCGCCCTGGCGTTGGGGCTCTCGCTCGTCGTGTCCACGGCTGCCCATGCCCAGTCCGGCGCCGCCGACGGCCAAAAGCTCGCCTTCGACCGCGGCAAGGGCAACTGCCTGACCTGCCACGAGATCAAGGGCGGCGACCTTCCCGGCTCGATCGGCCCGAAGCTGGAGAATCTCAAGGCGAGATACGACCGTGCCGGGCTGACCGCGATCCTCAACGACGAGACCGCACGCAACCCGCTGACGGTGATGCCGCCGTTCGGCCGCAACCGCATCCTGACCGAGCAGGAAATCAGCGCCATCGTCGATTTCCTGCAGACCCTCTGA
- the soxZ gene encoding thiosulfate oxidation carrier complex protein SoxZ has protein sequence MAASIRVRAILNGDTAEVQTLIQHPMDTGLVKDAKGELIPAHYIQQLTFTHKDKTVFFADWGTAVSKDPYVKFAFKGAAKGDELKVSWLDNKGATDSLTATIQ, from the coding sequence ATGGCAGCGAGCATCCGCGTCCGCGCAATCCTGAACGGCGACACAGCCGAGGTCCAGACCCTGATCCAGCATCCGATGGATACGGGTCTGGTCAAGGACGCCAAGGGCGAATTGATCCCGGCGCACTACATCCAGCAGCTCACTTTCACGCACAAGGACAAGACCGTGTTCTTCGCCGACTGGGGCACCGCGGTCTCCAAGGACCCCTACGTCAAATTCGCCTTCAAGGGTGCGGCCAAGGGCGACGAGCTGAAGGTGAGCTGGCTCGACAACAAGGGCGCCACCGACAGCCTGACGGCGACGATCCAATGA
- a CDS encoding MBL fold metallo-hydrolase yields MIFRQLFDSVSGTYSYILASRSGGEAVIIDPVLEKVDRYCQLLRELDLRLVKAVDTHLHADHVTGLGALRDRTHCVTIMGEQTKADVVAMRVGEGDKIAIEGIGLEVMYTPGHTDDSYSFLMGDRVFTGDTLLIRGTGRTDFQNGDARQQYESIFNRLLRLPDDTLVYPAHDYKGDTVSTIGEERRYNPRLQVGSVDDYVALMASLKLPNPKMMDVAVPANMRVGLHQEELAKQGLSLSAREAIECLGRPDVLLVDLRETSERAKHGTLSGALHAPYPGIGDNLEPGGMLREVAAATGRRIVFFCAYGERSAMAVQTAQAAGLANTAHIEGGLDAWKKAGGPVVQ; encoded by the coding sequence ATGATCTTCCGCCAATTGTTCGACAGCGTCTCCGGCACCTACAGCTACATCCTCGCCAGCCGCAGCGGCGGCGAGGCTGTCATCATCGATCCCGTGCTGGAGAAGGTCGACCGCTACTGCCAGCTGCTGCGCGAGCTCGATTTGCGCCTGGTGAAGGCCGTCGACACCCACCTGCATGCCGATCACGTCACCGGCCTGGGCGCTCTGCGCGACCGTACCCATTGCGTCACCATCATGGGCGAGCAGACCAAGGCCGACGTGGTGGCGATGCGGGTCGGCGAGGGCGACAAGATCGCCATCGAAGGCATCGGCCTGGAGGTGATGTACACGCCCGGCCATACCGACGATTCTTACAGCTTCCTGATGGGCGACCGCGTCTTCACCGGCGACACGCTGCTGATCCGGGGGACCGGCCGCACCGACTTCCAGAATGGCGACGCGCGGCAACAGTACGAGTCCATCTTCAACAGGCTGCTGCGTCTCCCGGACGACACGCTGGTCTATCCCGCGCACGACTACAAGGGCGACACCGTCTCCACCATCGGCGAGGAGCGCCGCTACAATCCGCGGCTTCAAGTCGGATCGGTCGACGACTACGTCGCGCTGATGGCCAGTCTGAAGCTGCCGAATCCGAAGATGATGGATGTCGCGGTACCGGCCAACATGCGCGTCGGGCTGCATCAGGAGGAGCTGGCGAAGCAGGGCTTGTCGCTGTCGGCACGCGAGGCGATCGAATGCCTGGGACGCCCCGACGTGCTGCTGGTCGATTTGCGCGAGACCTCCGAACGCGCCAAGCACGGCACGCTGTCCGGCGCACTTCACGCCCCCTATCCTGGGATCGGCGACAATCTCGAACCGGGCGGCATGCTGCGCGAAGTCGCCGCCGCCACCGGCCGCCGCATCGTGTTCTTCTGCGCCTACGGCGAGCGGTCGGCGATGGCGGTGCAGACGGCGCAAGCGGCGGGGCTGGCCAACACGGCGCATATCGAGGGCGGCCTGGACGCGTGGAAGAAGGCGGGCGGACCGGTGGTGCAGTAG
- the soxA gene encoding sulfur oxidation c-type cytochrome SoxA yields the protein MSALRLALCLSIALGLGASGVAAADKPDPVTDAKAFQKFFVNKFPKVAFDDFVNGPYSMNEDMRRQWEEKEQFPPYEFALEAGKEMFSKPFKNGKTYADCFPNGGIGIRQTYPYFDDKDGKVVTLELALNRCREANGEQPYSYVKDEMASLTAYMAYTSRGKRFDIKIPDDPRALDAYEKGKEYFYTRRGQLNFSCASCHVQSPGERIRAEILAPALGILNAMPIYRSEWSGMGTISRRFVTCNSQTRAVPLEPQSDEYRNLEYYLSYVSNGLPVSGPGARP from the coding sequence ATGAGCGCGTTGCGCCTCGCGCTGTGTCTCTCCATCGCGCTCGGTCTCGGCGCGTCCGGCGTCGCAGCGGCGGACAAGCCCGACCCGGTCACTGATGCCAAGGCGTTCCAGAAGTTCTTCGTCAACAAATTCCCGAAAGTGGCGTTCGACGATTTCGTCAACGGGCCGTATTCGATGAACGAGGACATGCGCCGGCAGTGGGAGGAGAAGGAGCAGTTCCCGCCTTATGAGTTCGCGCTCGAGGCCGGCAAGGAGATGTTTTCCAAGCCGTTCAAGAACGGCAAGACCTACGCCGACTGCTTCCCGAACGGCGGCATCGGCATCCGCCAGACCTATCCTTATTTCGACGACAAGGACGGCAAGGTCGTCACCCTCGAGCTGGCGCTGAACAGATGCCGCGAGGCGAATGGCGAGCAGCCCTACTCCTACGTCAAGGACGAGATGGCCTCGTTGACCGCCTACATGGCGTACACCTCGCGCGGCAAGCGCTTCGACATCAAGATCCCCGACGATCCGCGCGCGCTCGACGCCTATGAGAAGGGCAAGGAATATTTCTACACCCGCCGCGGCCAGCTGAACTTCTCCTGCGCGAGCTGCCACGTGCAAAGCCCGGGCGAGCGCATCCGCGCCGAGATCCTGGCACCGGCGCTCGGCATCCTCAACGCGATGCCGATCTACCGCTCCGAATGGAGCGGCATGGGCACGATCAGCCGCCGCTTCGTCACCTGCAACAGCCAGACGCGCGCCGTGCCGCTGGAACCGCAGTCGGACGAATACCGCAACCTCGAATATTATCTGTCATACGTGTCGAACGGCCTGCCGGTTTCAGGACCGGGAGCGCGGCCATGA
- the soxB gene encoding thiosulfohydrolase SoxB: protein MTMRRRDFLKASGAAALAAPALLRSAAAVDTVSLYDIEKFGNARILHMTDTHAQLRPVHFREPSVNLGIGEMWGRPPHLVERAFLDRYGIRPDSAEAYAFTSFEFEKYAVRFGRMGGFAHLKTLIDKLRTDAGDRRSLLLDGGDLWQGSGLANAMRGADMVSAANLLGIDAMTGHWEFTYGEEALRANLARFKGEFLAQNVFLTEEAAFNDAKAFDPGSGRVFKAATIKEIGGARIAVIGQAFPYVPIAHPRRFTPDWTFGIREEELQKLVDGLRSAEKADAVILLSHNGMDVDLKLASRVTGIDVILGGHTHDAVPQPVPVSNAKGATLVTNAGSNGKFLAVLDLDVGKGRVADVRYRLLPVYSELLKPDPAMQALIDQTQQPQVATWSEKLATSDRLLYRRGNFEGATDDLICAALRRELDAEIALSPGFRWGPTLLAGQSVLMEDVLAQTAITYPETYVQRMTGAEIKDVLEDVCDNLFNADPYLQQGGDMVRTGGLSYRCAPSEAIGSRISDLTLDDGRPLDARKHYKVAGWASMNAQDGKPVWDVVASHLRNGQLVLVGTNKVTLSGVDGNPGFASQS, encoded by the coding sequence ATGACGATGCGGCGCCGGGATTTTCTCAAAGCATCAGGTGCCGCGGCACTCGCCGCGCCGGCGTTGCTGCGCAGCGCTGCCGCCGTCGATACCGTCAGCCTCTACGACATCGAAAAATTCGGCAATGCGCGCATCCTGCACATGACGGATACGCATGCGCAGTTGCGGCCGGTGCATTTCCGCGAGCCCAGCGTCAATCTCGGCATCGGCGAGATGTGGGGACGGCCGCCGCATCTGGTCGAGCGCGCCTTCCTCGACCGCTACGGCATCCGCCCCGACAGCGCCGAGGCTTATGCCTTCACCTCGTTCGAGTTCGAGAAGTACGCCGTCCGCTTCGGCCGGATGGGCGGCTTCGCGCATCTGAAGACCTTGATCGACAAGCTGCGCACCGACGCCGGCGACCGCCGCTCGCTGCTGCTCGATGGCGGCGATCTGTGGCAAGGCAGCGGGCTTGCCAACGCGATGCGTGGCGCCGACATGGTGAGCGCGGCCAATCTGCTCGGCATCGACGCCATGACCGGGCATTGGGAGTTCACCTATGGCGAGGAGGCGCTGCGCGCCAACCTCGCGCGCTTCAAGGGCGAGTTCCTGGCGCAGAACGTGTTCCTGACCGAGGAGGCCGCGTTCAACGACGCCAAGGCGTTCGATCCGGGGTCGGGGCGCGTCTTCAAGGCCGCCACGATCAAGGAGATCGGCGGCGCGCGCATCGCCGTGATCGGCCAGGCCTTCCCTTACGTGCCCATCGCCCATCCCCGCCGGTTCACGCCGGACTGGACCTTCGGTATCCGCGAGGAGGAGTTGCAGAAGCTGGTCGACGGCCTGCGCAGCGCTGAGAAGGCCGACGCGGTGATCCTGCTGTCGCATAACGGCATGGATGTCGATCTCAAGCTGGCGAGCCGTGTCACCGGCATCGACGTCATCCTCGGCGGCCACACCCATGACGCGGTTCCGCAGCCGGTGCCGGTGAGCAACGCCAAGGGCGCGACGCTCGTCACCAATGCGGGCTCGAACGGCAAATTCCTCGCCGTGCTCGATCTCGACGTCGGCAAGGGCCGTGTCGCCGATGTGCGCTATCGGCTGCTGCCGGTCTATTCCGAGCTGCTGAAACCTGATCCCGCGATGCAGGCGCTGATCGACCAGACGCAGCAGCCGCAGGTCGCGACCTGGAGCGAGAAGCTCGCGACGTCGGACCGGCTGCTGTACCGGCGCGGCAATTTCGAAGGCGCGACGGACGACCTGATCTGCGCGGCACTGCGCCGCGAGCTCGACGCCGAGATCGCGCTGTCGCCGGGATTCCGCTGGGGTCCGACGTTGCTCGCGGGGCAGTCCGTCCTGATGGAGGACGTGCTGGCGCAGACCGCCATCACCTATCCCGAGACCTATGTGCAGCGGATGACCGGCGCAGAGATCAAGGACGTGCTCGAGGACGTCTGCGACAATCTGTTCAACGCCGATCCGTATCTGCAGCAGGGTGGCGACATGGTGCGCACGGGCGGGCTGTCCTATCGCTGCGCCCCGTCGGAGGCGATCGGCAGCCGCATCTCGGATCTCACCCTCGACGATGGACGCCCGCTCGACGCCCGCAAGCACTACAAGGTCGCCGGCTGGGCGTCGATGAACGCGCAGGACGGCAAGCCGGTGTGGGACGTGGTCGCCAGCCACTTGCGCAACGGTCAGCTGGTGCTGGTCGGAACTAACAAGGTCACACTGTCGGGCGTCGACGGCAATCCCGGGTTTGCGTCGCAGTCGTGA
- a CDS encoding prolyl oligopeptidase family serine peptidase, which translates to MSIDDRPTVAAPDDDPHLWLEEIEDERALAFVAAQNQRTLAAFGGAGFARDRDTLAAIFDRPDNIPSVSRRGGLLYNLWKDAGHPRGLWRRTTLDEFRKPEPQWEILLDIDRLAADEAEDWALNWVSTLPTAHERAILSLSRGGSDAVVLREFDLVTKRFVDGGFTLAEAKGSVDWLDADTLLLSSAYGDGMATPSGYARTVRRWQRGQSIAEAQVIFAAENSASVWVRSGIDRSVTPARVWFSEGLDFFNHHVWLGDETGARTRLDLPIDSWATPHGDWLAIKLRQPWTVGGTTHAADVVLGIRLSAFLAGSRDFVRLFEPGPRRALQGLYWAGGRLVLSILDELRPRFELWTPSLQGWSYQQLPGLPEIATVDVWPLDTDEAESNGDLLANVQDPLTPPSLQLIEGFGAPTILKQAPRTFSADRHVVTRHEAISVDGARIPYTQTGPSELTGEAPVYMSAYGGFGYSIRPAYNAALGKLWLERGGTLVEANIRGGGEFGTAWHDAGRYAGKRLAHDDFAAVAADLVRRGVTVPKRIAAQGGSNGGILITNMLVRYPERFGALFCTIPLIDMRRYTRLLAGASWIAEYGDPDRDEDWGWLQTYSAYHTAEPGQPYPPILIATTRRDDRVHPGHARKMTAKLQAMGYDTWFYEPAAGGHGYGTDNRERASFITLGTRFLARHVGLEME; encoded by the coding sequence ATGTCAATCGACGATCGTCCGACAGTCGCCGCGCCCGATGACGATCCCCATCTCTGGCTCGAGGAGATCGAGGACGAGCGCGCGCTCGCCTTCGTCGCGGCGCAGAACCAGCGCACGCTCGCCGCGTTCGGCGGTGCCGGCTTCGCACGCGACCGCGATACGCTCGCCGCGATCTTCGACCGGCCCGACAACATCCCATCCGTGAGCCGGCGCGGCGGGCTCTTGTACAATCTATGGAAGGACGCGGGGCATCCGCGAGGACTGTGGCGGCGCACGACACTGGACGAGTTCCGCAAGCCGGAGCCGCAATGGGAGATCCTGCTCGACATCGACCGCCTCGCCGCGGACGAAGCCGAGGACTGGGCGCTGAACTGGGTCTCGACGCTGCCGACGGCGCATGAGCGCGCGATCCTGTCGCTGTCGCGCGGCGGCAGCGACGCGGTCGTGCTGCGCGAGTTCGATCTGGTAACGAAACGCTTCGTCGACGGCGGCTTCACGCTGGCCGAGGCCAAGGGCAGCGTCGATTGGCTCGATGCCGATACGCTGCTGCTGTCGAGCGCCTATGGCGACGGCATGGCGACGCCGTCGGGCTATGCCCGCACGGTACGGCGCTGGCAGCGCGGCCAGTCGATCGCGGAAGCGCAAGTGATCTTTGCCGCCGAGAACAGCGCGTCGGTCTGGGTGCGGTCCGGTATCGATCGCAGCGTGACGCCGGCGCGGGTGTGGTTCTCGGAGGGCCTCGACTTCTTCAACCATCATGTCTGGCTCGGCGACGAGACCGGTGCGCGCACGCGGCTGGACCTGCCGATCGACAGCTGGGCGACGCCGCATGGCGACTGGCTGGCGATCAAGCTGCGCCAGCCCTGGACCGTCGGCGGGACCACGCATGCCGCCGATGTCGTGCTGGGCATCCGGCTGTCGGCGTTTCTTGCCGGGAGCCGGGATTTCGTCCGCCTGTTCGAGCCGGGCCCGCGCCGCGCGCTGCAGGGCCTGTATTGGGCGGGTGGCCGGCTGGTGCTGTCGATCCTCGACGAGCTCCGGCCACGGTTCGAGCTGTGGACGCCGTCGCTGCAGGGCTGGAGCTATCAGCAGCTGCCGGGGCTGCCCGAGATTGCGACGGTCGACGTCTGGCCGCTCGATACCGACGAGGCGGAGAGCAATGGCGACCTGCTCGCCAACGTGCAGGATCCGCTGACGCCGCCATCGCTGCAGCTGATCGAAGGCTTTGGCGCGCCGACCATTCTGAAGCAGGCGCCGCGCACCTTCAGCGCTGACCGGCACGTCGTCACGCGGCACGAGGCGATCTCGGTGGACGGCGCGCGTATTCCTTACACCCAGACCGGACCATCGGAGCTCACCGGCGAGGCGCCGGTCTACATGAGCGCGTATGGCGGCTTCGGCTACAGCATCCGGCCGGCGTACAATGCGGCGCTGGGCAAGCTGTGGCTGGAGCGCGGCGGCACCCTGGTCGAGGCCAACATCCGCGGCGGCGGCGAGTTCGGCACCGCCTGGCACGATGCCGGCCGCTACGCCGGCAAGCGGCTCGCGCATGATGATTTCGCCGCGGTGGCGGCCGACCTGGTCCGCCGCGGCGTCACGGTGCCGAAGCGCATCGCCGCCCAGGGCGGCTCGAATGGCGGCATCCTGATCACCAACATGCTGGTGCGCTATCCCGAGCGGTTCGGCGCGCTGTTCTGCACCATCCCGCTGATCGACATGCGCCGCTACACCAGGCTGCTCGCCGGCGCAAGCTGGATCGCCGAATATGGCGATCCCGACAGGGACGAGGATTGGGGCTGGCTGCAGACCTATTCGGCCTATCACACGGCCGAGCCGGGACAGCCCTATCCGCCGATCCTGATCGCGACCACGCGGCGCGACGACCGCGTGCATCCGGGCCACGCCCGCAAGATGACCGCCAAGCTGCAGGCGATGGGCTACGACACCTGGTTCTACGAGCCCGCCGCCGGCGGCCACGGCTACGGCACCGACAACCGCGAGCGCGCCAGCTTCATCACCCTCGGCACGCGGTTTCTGGCGCGGCATGTCGGGTTGGAGATGGAGTGA
- a CDS encoding MFS transporter, whose protein sequence is MIDVTVSEDTTDDARARRNVARLAAAQALTGANSAVIFATGAIVGVTIAPSIGLATVPISMYVVGLAAGTLPTGAISRRYGRRAAFLIGTGCGAITGVLGCIAILRGSFALFCLATFLGGLYGAVAQSYRFAAADGASAAFRPKAVSWVMAGGIFAGLLGPQLVQWTMDVWQPYLFAFSYLVQAAVALIAMGIVAGVDLPKPAAADLHGGRPLSEIVRQPRFIAAALCGTIAYPVMNLVMTSAPLAMQMCGLTVSDSNFGLQWHIVAMYGPSFFTGSLIARFGAPAIVALGLGLEAVAAVIGLSGLTAMHFWATLVMLGIGWNFGFVGASALVLETHTSAERNKVQAFNDFLIFGLMALGSFSSGQLLAHFGWSAVNLVVFPPVLLGLCVLALVWSSKRRVATADVAERG, encoded by the coding sequence ATGATCGATGTGACCGTGAGCGAAGACACCACTGACGACGCCCGCGCCCGCCGCAACGTGGCGCGGCTCGCGGCCGCGCAGGCGCTGACCGGCGCCAACTCGGCCGTGATCTTCGCGACCGGGGCCATCGTCGGTGTCACCATCGCGCCGAGCATCGGGCTCGCGACCGTGCCGATCTCGATGTACGTCGTCGGCCTCGCCGCCGGCACTTTGCCGACCGGCGCGATCTCGCGCCGCTATGGCCGCCGCGCCGCCTTCCTGATCGGCACCGGCTGCGGCGCGATCACCGGCGTGCTCGGTTGCATCGCGATTCTGCGCGGCTCGTTCGCGCTGTTCTGCCTCGCGACCTTCCTCGGCGGCCTCTATGGCGCGGTCGCACAATCCTACCGCTTCGCGGCAGCCGATGGCGCCAGCGCCGCGTTCCGGCCCAAGGCGGTGTCCTGGGTGATGGCCGGCGGCATCTTCGCCGGCCTGCTCGGTCCGCAGCTCGTGCAATGGACCATGGACGTCTGGCAGCCTTATCTGTTCGCCTTCAGCTATCTGGTGCAGGCGGCGGTCGCGTTGATCGCGATGGGCATCGTCGCCGGCGTCGATCTGCCGAAGCCCGCGGCGGCCGACCTGCATGGCGGCCGGCCGCTGTCCGAGATCGTGCGCCAGCCGCGCTTCATCGCCGCGGCGCTGTGCGGCACCATCGCCTATCCCGTCATGAACCTGGTGATGACCTCGGCGCCGCTGGCGATGCAGATGTGCGGGCTCACGGTGTCGGATTCCAATTTCGGCCTGCAATGGCACATCGTCGCGATGTACGGCCCGAGCTTCTTCACGGGCTCGCTGATCGCGCGCTTCGGCGCCCCGGCCATCGTCGCGCTCGGTCTGGGGCTCGAAGCAGTCGCGGCCGTCATCGGCCTGTCGGGCCTGACCGCGATGCACTTCTGGGCCACCCTGGTCATGCTCGGCATCGGCTGGAATTTCGGCTTCGTCGGCGCCTCCGCTTTGGTGCTGGAGACGCATACGTCCGCCGAGCGCAACAAGGTGCAGGCCTTCAACGATTTCCTGATCTTCGGTCTGATGGCGCTGGGCTCGTTCTCCTCCGGCCAGCTGCTCGCCCATTTCGGCTGGTCGGCGGTCAACCTGGTGGTGTTTCCGCCGGTGCTGCTGGGGCTGTGCGTGCTGGCCCTGGTGTGGTCGTCGAAGCGGCGGGTGGCGACGGCGGATGTGGCGGAGCGGGGTTAG
- a CDS encoding carboxymuconolactone decarboxylase family protein yields the protein MRLKLLSPGEMSADQRQTYDESIASKRGSPPPPMMAWLNSPEMARHATRLGAVLRYDTMFPAALSEIAILVTARHWTAHYEWSAHKRLALAGGLDIKIIEDIRDRRTPEFSDPKAKMIYDVAKSLHEGHGLTDALYADAITLLGERGMVEIIGLCGYYTMVSMTLNAFEFDLPEGEVSELK from the coding sequence ATGCGCCTGAAACTTCTTTCGCCTGGCGAAATGAGCGCCGACCAGCGCCAGACCTATGACGAGTCGATCGCCAGCAAGCGCGGCTCGCCGCCGCCGCCGATGATGGCCTGGCTCAACAGCCCGGAGATGGCGCGGCACGCCACCCGGCTCGGCGCCGTCCTGCGCTACGACACGATGTTTCCGGCGGCGCTGTCCGAGATCGCGATTTTGGTCACGGCGCGGCACTGGACCGCGCATTACGAATGGTCCGCGCACAAGCGCCTCGCGCTTGCCGGCGGCCTCGATATCAAGATCATCGAGGATATACGCGACCGCCGCACGCCGGAGTTTTCGGATCCCAAGGCGAAGATGATCTACGACGTCGCCAAGTCGCTGCACGAGGGCCACGGCCTGACGGACGCGCTGTATGCTGATGCGATCACGCTGCTCGGCGAGCGCGGCATGGTCGAGATCATCGGCCTGTGCGGCTACTACACGATGGTGTCGATGACGCTGAATGCGTTCGAGTTCGATCTGCCGGAGGGCGAGGTGTCGGAGTTGAAGTGA
- a CDS encoding acyl-CoA dehydrogenase family protein, with the protein MADLDTFRRETRAWLEANCPPEMRRPMTSEEDTFWGGRNAKFSSEPQRIWFERMRDKGWTVPHWPKEYGGGGLDGEEAKIVRQEMAAIGARAPITSFGISMLGPALLKYGTDEQKREHLPKITAGLIRWCQGYSEPNAGSDLASLQTRAESDGDDYVINGQKIWTSYANYADWIFCLVRTDPTAKKHDGISFILFDMTSKGVSTKPILLISGRSPFCETFFDNVRVPKANVLGTVNRGWDVAKYLLQHERAMISGMGERGGSRPLGQVAADSIGSDGQGRLDDALLRADIATFDVDEAALAAAAERMVDLAKAGQGHPAFSSAMKYYGTELNKRRHELLMSAGGINALEWESDRSGEGARPRAWLRTKANSIEGGTSEVMLGIVAKRILDLPGA; encoded by the coding sequence ATGGCCGATCTCGATACATTCCGCCGCGAAACCAGGGCCTGGCTGGAGGCCAATTGTCCGCCGGAGATGCGCCGGCCGATGACCTCCGAGGAGGACACGTTCTGGGGCGGCCGCAACGCAAAATTCTCCTCCGAGCCGCAGCGCATCTGGTTCGAGCGCATGCGCGACAAGGGCTGGACCGTGCCGCATTGGCCCAAGGAATATGGCGGCGGCGGCCTCGACGGCGAGGAGGCCAAGATCGTGCGCCAGGAGATGGCCGCGATTGGCGCCCGCGCCCCGATCACCTCGTTCGGCATCTCGATGCTCGGGCCCGCGCTGCTGAAATACGGCACTGACGAACAGAAGCGCGAGCATCTGCCGAAGATCACCGCAGGCCTCATCCGCTGGTGCCAGGGCTATTCCGAGCCGAATGCCGGCTCCGACCTCGCCTCGCTGCAGACCCGCGCGGAAAGCGACGGCGACGACTACGTCATCAACGGCCAGAAGATCTGGACGTCCTACGCCAACTACGCCGACTGGATCTTCTGCCTGGTGCGCACCGATCCCACGGCGAAGAAGCATGACGGCATCAGCTTCATCCTGTTCGACATGACCTCGAAGGGCGTCTCGACCAAGCCGATCCTGCTGATCTCCGGCCGCTCGCCGTTCTGCGAAACCTTCTTCGACAATGTCCGCGTGCCCAAGGCCAATGTGCTGGGCACCGTCAACCGCGGCTGGGATGTCGCGAAATATCTGTTGCAGCATGAGCGGGCGATGATCTCCGGCATGGGCGAGCGCGGCGGCAGCCGCCCGCTCGGCCAGGTCGCCGCCGACTCCATCGGCAGCGACGGGCAGGGCCGTCTCGATGATGCGCTGCTGCGCGCCGACATCGCGACCTTCGATGTCGACGAGGCGGCGCTCGCCGCGGCGGCCGAACGCATGGTCGATCTCGCCAAGGCTGGCCAGGGCCATCCGGCGTTTTCGTCGGCGATGAAGTACTACGGCACCGAGCTCAACAAGCGCCGCCACGAGTTGCTGATGTCGGCTGGCGGCATCAATGCGCTGGAATGGGAAAGCGACCGCTCCGGCGAAGGCGCCCGCCCGCGCGCCTGGCTGCGCACCAAGGCCAACTCGATCGAAGGCGGCACCTCCGAGGTCATGCTCGGCATCGTCGCCAAGCGCATCCTCGATCTGCCGGGGGCGTAG
- a CDS encoding DUF938 domain-containing protein, producing the protein MAEYVVEFGRDGRRVEPDGRLDAAAFHRNHQPIWAVLARLLEGQTGDVLEAGSGTGQHVVHFASQRPDLVWWPSDLNDNHLASIAAWRRHAGLSNIRDAQRIDLSDPGWVAAFQAAGGPKRLAAIFCANVIHIAPWSVAEGLFAGAGKALSPDGLLALYGPFKRDGRHSAVSNAVFDTSLREGNPEWGVRDIADLEALAARNGLALRETVEMPANNMILVFARRA; encoded by the coding sequence ATGGCGGAGTATGTCGTTGAGTTCGGCCGGGATGGCCGGCGGGTGGAACCGGACGGGCGGCTGGATGCGGCCGCATTCCATCGGAACCACCAGCCGATCTGGGCGGTGCTGGCGCGGCTGCTCGAGGGCCAGACGGGCGACGTGCTGGAGGCCGGCAGCGGCACCGGCCAGCATGTCGTGCATTTTGCCTCCCAGCGCCCTGATCTCGTGTGGTGGCCGAGCGACCTCAACGACAACCACCTCGCGAGCATCGCGGCCTGGCGCCGGCATGCCGGCCTCTCCAACATCCGCGACGCCCAGCGCATCGACCTGTCCGATCCCGGCTGGGTCGCCGCGTTCCAGGCCGCCGGCGGTCCAAAGCGCCTCGCCGCGATCTTCTGCGCCAACGTCATCCACATCGCGCCGTGGTCGGTGGCGGAGGGATTGTTCGCCGGCGCCGGCAAGGCGCTGTCGCCGGACGGCCTGCTCGCGCTCTATGGCCCGTTCAAGCGCGACGGCAGGCACAGCGCGGTCAGCAACGCCGTGTTCGACACCTCGCTGCGCGAGGGCAATCCGGAGTGGGGCGTGCGCGACATCGCCGATCTCGAAGCGCTCGCGGCGCGCAATGGGCTTGCTCTGCGCGAGACCGTGGAGATGCCGGCCAACAACATGATCCTGGTGTTCGCGCGCCGCGCGTGA